The following are encoded together in the Arcobacter aquimarinus genome:
- a CDS encoding SDR family NAD(P)-dependent oxidoreductase, with protein MAKKVWIIGSSSGIGLELVKLWLQNNYQVIASSRNIENSNELLNLKSTYTDNLELLNIDVLDNENVIESVDRAFNIFNGLDICFYNAGVYESMTYEQWDISNFQSMININYLGVLRVLKPLIAYLEKQKHKSTIVLNASLASCFGLPYGGAYSASKAALVNLAQSLQPELQRKNIYVQIINHGFVKTRLTAKNDFQMPQLMEVNYAAKKIFEGLNKPYKFEISFPFILSKFLKILSFLPYSLSFSITKKFLK; from the coding sequence ATGGCAAAAAAAGTTTGGATTATTGGTTCTAGTAGTGGAATTGGTTTAGAGTTAGTTAAGTTATGGTTACAAAATAATTATCAAGTGATAGCAAGTTCCAGAAATATAGAAAATTCAAATGAGCTATTAAATCTAAAATCAACTTATACAGATAATTTAGAACTTTTAAATATTGATGTTTTAGATAATGAAAATGTTATCGAAAGTGTGGATAGAGCATTTAATATTTTTAATGGTTTAGATATCTGTTTTTACAATGCAGGAGTTTATGAATCAATGACTTACGAGCAATGGGATATTTCAAATTTTCAATCTATGATAAACATAAATTATTTAGGTGTTTTAAGAGTTTTAAAACCACTTATTGCTTATTTAGAAAAACAAAAACACAAATCAACTATTGTTTTAAATGCAAGTTTGGCAAGTTGTTTTGGTTTACCTTATGGTGGAGCTTATAGTGCTTCAAAAGCTGCTTTAGTAAATCTTGCTCAATCTTTACAGCCTGAATTACAAAGAAAAAATATTTATGTGCAAATCATAAATCATGGTTTTGTAAAAACAAGATTAACAGCTAAAAATGATTTTCAAATGCCTCAACTAATGGAAGTAAATTATGCAGCTAAAAAGATATTTGAAGGCTTAAATAAGCCCTACAAATTTGAAATTTCATTTCCTTTTATTTTATCAAAGTTTCTAAAAATACTTAGTTTTTTACCATATAGTTTAAGTTTTTCTATAACAAAAAAGTTTTTAAAATGA
- a CDS encoding ABC-F family ATP-binding cassette domain-containing protein, whose product MVQTVNLKKAFGPRVLFQDINLKLDAGKRYGLIGANGAGKTTFLKILSGQEDATEGEVQVQSGKKVGVLSQNQFAYENNTIFDAVLLGNKRLHDAVKEKEELYMSPEFTDEVNNRLAELEIICCEEDPTYEYDVKITRILEDLGFPASQHQDLMSTLTGGDKFKVLLAQVLYPKPDILFLDEPTNNLDIATIGWLENQLQHHDGTMVVISHDRHFLNAVCTHILDVDFKQIREFTGTYDDWYIASTLIAKQNEKDVNKKLKEKEELEKFIARFSANASKAKQATSRQKQLEKLDIGAIQISSRRDPSIIFKQKREVGKELLTVKNICKSYDGTVVLDNINFTVEKGDKIALIGTNGIGKTTLCEILEGNLKADSGEVLWGATIQNSYFPQNATDIIKGDMTLYDWLRNCDRDADISEIRNCLGRMLFNGQEQEKKVDSCSGGEKHRMMLSKIMLEQGNFLVLDEPTNHLDLEAIIALGEGLLDYAGSVICVSHDRELLDAYANRIIEIQPGGTIVDFKGTYEEYIESKEQA is encoded by the coding sequence ATGGTTCAAACTGTAAATCTTAAAAAAGCTTTTGGTCCAAGAGTTTTATTTCAAGATATAAATTTAAAATTAGATGCTGGGAAAAGATACGGTCTAATTGGTGCAAATGGTGCTGGAAAAACTACATTTTTAAAAATATTATCAGGTCAAGAAGATGCAACAGAGGGTGAAGTACAAGTTCAAAGTGGAAAAAAAGTAGGTGTTTTATCGCAAAATCAATTTGCTTATGAAAATAATACTATTTTTGATGCTGTTCTTTTAGGAAATAAAAGATTACACGATGCTGTAAAAGAAAAAGAAGAACTTTATATGAGTCCTGAGTTTACTGACGAAGTAAATAATAGACTTGCAGAACTTGAAATTATTTGTTGTGAAGAAGATCCAACTTATGAATATGATGTGAAAATTACTAGAATTTTAGAGGATTTAGGATTTCCTGCAAGTCAACACCAAGATTTGATGAGTACTTTAACAGGTGGAGATAAATTTAAAGTTTTATTAGCACAAGTTTTATATCCAAAACCAGATATTCTATTTTTAGATGAGCCAACAAATAACCTTGATATTGCAACAATCGGATGGTTAGAAAATCAATTACAACATCACGATGGAACAATGGTAGTTATCTCTCACGATAGACACTTTTTAAATGCTGTTTGTACACATATTTTAGATGTAGATTTTAAACAAATTAGAGAGTTTACTGGAACTTATGATGATTGGTATATTGCTTCAACTTTAATTGCAAAACAAAATGAAAAAGATGTTAATAAAAAATTAAAAGAAAAAGAAGAACTTGAAAAATTTATTGCTAGATTTAGTGCAAATGCTTCTAAAGCAAAACAAGCAACTTCAAGACAAAAACAACTTGAGAAATTAGATATTGGTGCAATTCAAATTTCTAGTAGACGTGATCCTTCTATTATTTTTAAACAAAAAAGAGAAGTTGGAAAAGAGTTATTAACAGTTAAAAATATTTGTAAATCTTATGATGGAACAGTTGTTTTAGATAATATTAATTTTACGGTTGAAAAAGGTGATAAAATTGCTCTTATTGGAACAAATGGTATTGGAAAAACAACTTTATGTGAAATTTTAGAAGGTAATCTAAAAGCAGATTCTGGAGAGGTTTTATGGGGAGCAACTATTCAAAATTCATATTTTCCACAAAATGCAACTGATATTATCAAAGGTGATATGACACTTTATGATTGGTTAAGAAATTGTGATAGAGATGCTGATATTTCTGAAATTAGAAATTGTCTTGGAAGAATGTTATTCAATGGTCAAGAGCAAGAGAAAAAAGTTGATTCTTGTTCAGGGGGAGAAAAACATAGAATGATGCTTTCTAAGATTATGTTAGAGCAAGGAAATTTCTTAGTTTTAGATGAACCAACAAACCACTTAGACTTAGAAGCTATTATTGCTTTGGGTGAAGGTTTACTTGATTATGCAGGTTCTGTAATTTGTGTATCTCACGATAGGGAATTATTAGATGCTTATGCAAATAGAATTATTGAAATTCAGCCAGGTGGAACAATCGTTGATTTTAAAGGTACTTATGAAGAATACATTGAGTCTAAAGAGCAAGCGTAA
- a CDS encoding acyl-CoA thioesterase, producing the protein MSEEVKREKSLTMTMLMTPDKANFSGKNVHGGEILKMLDHVAYACAARYTGMYAVTLSVDMVLFKDPIKIGSLVTFHASVNYTGRTSMEIGIKVISEDIKDHTIKNTNVCYFTMIAVDENGKPAAVPKLELVTEDDKRRYNDAIARREMRMASRHSK; encoded by the coding sequence ATGAGTGAAGAAGTGAAAAGAGAAAAATCTCTTACAATGACTATGTTAATGACTCCAGATAAAGCAAATTTTTCTGGTAAAAATGTTCACGGTGGTGAAATTTTAAAAATGTTAGACCATGTTGCTTATGCATGTGCAGCAAGATATACAGGAATGTATGCAGTAACATTATCAGTTGACATGGTTTTATTTAAAGATCCAATTAAAATAGGTTCTCTTGTTACTTTCCATGCTTCTGTTAATTATACGGGTAGAACTTCTATGGAAATTGGTATTAAAGTTATTTCAGAAGATATAAAAGACCATACTATTAAAAATACAAATGTATGTTACTTTACAATGATTGCTGTTGATGAAAATGGTAAACCAGCTGCTGTTCCTAAATTAGAATTAGTAACTGAAGATGATAAAAGAAGATATAATGATGCTATTGCTAGAAGAGAAATGAGAATGGCCTCAAGACATTCAAAATAG
- a CDS encoding response regulator, whose amino-acid sequence MNSKKNSFVFDESKCKILIVDDSKTINNLLTREFNNFNYKTYNAYNLKEARKIIETNHIDYLILDINLPDGKGYDLFENLENTSIKTFILTSQKDEEKREFSFKKGIIDFIIKDNFLFQKIEQIIEMINKIEQNKNETILVIDDSFVIQQQLKDLFENRNYNVLLASNEKDALKMIQEEQPDLMILDVELKKANGIDFLQKNNELIISELKIPVIIISGTINITITRDSYKAGAVDVIKKPFVIEEMNLKIDLWIDYKRKQKELNRSSQLLKQYKNAVDERSIVSKTDEKGIITYVNEQFCLLSGYSKKELIGKNHNIVSHPDNKKELYKKIWNTIKNEKKSWTGKIKNKKKDGTYYWIDALIKPILDKNGNIEEFIALKNDITEQEDVKEYFQLKLKGSQKDLNHSIKLAREYEKAIDISSILLRTDADGKINYVNNKFVELTEFTKKELIGSDYRIFKNIETENEIFKNIESLLEDKIIFNGILKNRSKFGKTYWINITIVPIKDDNHKTIEYMWIINDLTELFNLNEEIQSTQKEIIYKMGEIGETRSKETGNHVKRVAEYSKLLATLYGLDEQQANILLVASPMHDIGKVGIPDSILKKPGKLTTEEFEIMKEHAMIGYNILKDSNREILKAAAIVAKEHHEKWNGSGYPFGLKGEEIHIYGRITAIADVFDALGSERCYKKAWEDEKIFELFRNQRAKHFDPKLIDLFFDNIQQFNDIRDKYKD is encoded by the coding sequence TTGAATAGTAAAAAAAATAGTTTTGTTTTTGATGAAAGCAAATGTAAAATTTTAATTGTAGATGATTCAAAAACAATAAATAATCTTTTAACTAGAGAATTCAATAATTTTAACTACAAAACATATAATGCTTACAATTTAAAAGAAGCAAGAAAAATAATAGAAACTAATCACATTGATTATCTTATCTTAGACATAAATTTACCTGATGGAAAAGGTTATGACTTATTTGAAAATTTAGAAAATACTTCAATTAAAACTTTTATTTTAACTAGTCAAAAAGATGAGGAAAAAAGAGAATTTTCTTTTAAAAAAGGAATTATAGATTTTATTATAAAAGATAATTTTTTGTTTCAAAAAATTGAACAAATTATAGAAATGATTAATAAAATAGAACAGAATAAAAATGAAACTATTTTAGTAATTGATGATTCTTTTGTTATTCAACAACAATTAAAAGATTTATTTGAAAATAGAAATTATAATGTTCTATTAGCATCAAATGAAAAAGATGCATTAAAAATGATTCAAGAAGAACAACCTGATTTGATGATTTTAGATGTAGAATTAAAAAAAGCTAATGGAATAGATTTTTTACAAAAGAATAATGAATTAATAATTTCTGAATTAAAAATTCCTGTAATTATTATTAGTGGAACTATAAATATTACAATAACCAGAGATTCATACAAAGCTGGTGCAGTTGATGTAATAAAAAAACCATTTGTTATAGAAGAGATGAATTTAAAAATCGATTTATGGATTGATTATAAAAGAAAACAAAAAGAATTAAACCGTTCTTCTCAACTTTTAAAACAATATAAAAATGCTGTTGATGAAAGGTCAATTGTTTCAAAAACAGATGAAAAAGGAATAATTACCTATGTAAATGAACAATTTTGCTTATTATCTGGCTATTCTAAAAAAGAGTTAATTGGAAAAAATCACAATATAGTAAGTCATCCAGATAACAAAAAAGAGTTATATAAAAAGATTTGGAACACCATAAAAAATGAAAAAAAGAGTTGGACTGGAAAAATAAAAAACAAAAAAAAAGATGGAACTTACTATTGGATTGATGCATTAATTAAACCTATTTTAGATAAAAATGGAAATATTGAAGAATTTATTGCACTAAAAAATGATATAACAGAACAAGAAGATGTAAAAGAGTATTTCCAACTTAAATTAAAAGGTTCTCAAAAAGATTTAAATCACTCAATTAAACTAGCAAGAGAGTATGAAAAAGCTATTGACATTAGTTCAATACTATTAAGAACGGATGCAGATGGAAAGATAAATTATGTAAATAATAAATTTGTTGAATTAACTGAATTTACAAAAAAAGAGTTAATCGGATCTGATTATAGAATATTTAAGAATATAGAGACAGAAAATGAGATTTTTAAAAATATAGAATCTTTATTGGAAGATAAAATTATATTTAATGGTATTTTAAAAAATAGGTCAAAATTTGGAAAAACATACTGGATAAATATAACTATTGTTCCAATAAAAGATGATAATCATAAAACTATAGAGTATATGTGGATAATAAATGATTTAACAGAACTTTTTAATCTTAATGAAGAGATACAATCAACTCAAAAAGAGATTATTTATAAAATGGGAGAAATTGGAGAAACAAGAAGTAAAGAGACAGGAAATCATGTAAAAAGAGTTGCTGAATACTCAAAATTATTAGCAACTTTATATGGTTTAGATGAACAACAAGCAAATATTCTACTTGTAGCTTCTCCTATGCATGATATTGGAAAAGTAGGTATTCCTGATTCTATTTTAAAAAAACCTGGAAAATTGACTACTGAAGAGTTTGAAATTATGAAAGAGCATGCAATGATAGGCTATAACATTTTAAAAGATTCAAATAGAGAAATTTTAAAAGCAGCAGCAATTGTAGCAAAAGAACACCATGAAAAATGGAATGGAAGTGGATATCCTTTTGGATTAAAAGGTGAAGAAATCCATATCTATGGAAGAATCACGGCTATTGCAGATGTATTTGATGCACTTGGAAGTGAAAGATGTTATAAAAAAGCTTGGGAAGATGAAAAAATATTTGAATTATTTAGAAACCAAAGAGCTAAACATTTTGACCCAAAACTTATAGATTTATTTTTTGACAATATTCAGCAGTTTAATGATATTAGAGATAAATATAAAGATTAG
- a CDS encoding PAS domain-containing protein, translating to MNEKEIKLCKKIMIVSETNEKGIIKYANDDFCKIAGFTKEELIGNPHSLVRHKDMPKAAFEDLWNTVRSGKIWKGIVKNRTKDGGYYWVNATAYPSKTVNGEKRFISVRVKPTDEEISNAIKLYSELN from the coding sequence ATGAATGAAAAAGAAATAAAGTTATGTAAAAAAATTATGATAGTATCTGAAACAAATGAAAAAGGTATTATTAAATATGCAAATGATGATTTTTGTAAAATTGCAGGTTTTACAAAAGAGGAATTAATTGGAAATCCTCATAGTTTAGTTAGACATAAAGATATGCCAAAAGCTGCATTTGAAGATTTATGGAATACTGTTAGAAGTGGTAAAATATGGAAAGGTATTGTAAAAAATCGAACTAAAGATGGAGGATATTATTGGGTAAATGCAACTGCTTATCCTTCAAAAACTGTTAATGGTGAAAAAAGATTTATATCAGTTAGAGTAAAGCCAACTGATGAAGAAATTTCAAATGCTATAAAGCTTTATTCAGAACTAAACTAG
- the ligA gene encoding NAD-dependent DNA ligase LigA, which translates to MTKNEYDLNIKKLISWAKAYYVFDNPIATDEEYDKLARDCLAFESENPELSHPNSPNKRVGGFVLDGFEKASHLSRMWSQEDVFNTKELEDWIKRASKVNTNLEFFCQPKFDGASLNLIYENGVLKQAITRGDGSIGEDVTNNVKTIHSIPLEIAEKSLIEIRGEIVIKKADFEKINEERLKNNEQVFANPRNAAAGSLRQLDPKITAKRKLFFNVWGIGLNTLNYKKYSDLMEYIYSLGFVKPPMQTLTSNVEGIEKLYHEIIKVRDEIEMMLDGMVVKINDIETQDELGYTVKFPRWSCAYKFPALEKTTKIKDIILQVGRTGVITPVAVVEPTDIEGVVVERASLHNFDEIARKDIRINDEVIIIRSGDVIPKITKVFIDRRDGTQKEIFRPTSCPDCNSELLDEGTLIKCQNLDCPSRVVNSIIYFASKNCMNIDGLGNKIVETLVKEKKIYDILDLYSLKYEDLENLEGFKEKKINNLLNAIENTKGTELHRIINALGIEHIGEVASKQICLEFGLEVINIDYDSLVNLDGIGEQMANSFTEFMRVNKELVKKLVSIINPKVEEKIEVSENPFKGKTVVITGTMSVSRGEIKKMLESLGAKVSSSVSKKTDYLIYGEDAGSKYDKAIELNVPTLNENEMNSIIL; encoded by the coding sequence ATGACTAAAAATGAATATGATTTAAATATAAAAAAACTAATATCTTGGGCAAAAGCATATTATGTATTTGATAATCCAATAGCAACTGATGAAGAGTATGATAAATTAGCAAGAGATTGTTTAGCTTTTGAGAGTGAAAATCCAGAACTATCACATCCTAATTCTCCAAATAAAAGAGTAGGAGGATTTGTTCTTGATGGTTTCGAAAAAGCATCTCATCTTTCTCGTATGTGGTCACAAGAAGATGTTTTTAACACAAAAGAGTTAGAAGATTGGATAAAAAGAGCATCAAAAGTAAATACAAATTTAGAGTTTTTTTGCCAACCAAAATTTGATGGTGCTTCCCTAAATCTTATTTATGAAAATGGTGTTTTAAAACAAGCAATAACAAGAGGTGATGGAAGTATTGGAGAAGATGTTACAAATAATGTTAAAACTATTCACTCTATTCCACTTGAAATAGCTGAAAAATCTTTGATTGAAATAAGAGGTGAAATCGTAATCAAAAAAGCTGATTTTGAAAAAATAAATGAAGAAAGATTAAAAAATAACGAACAAGTTTTTGCAAATCCAAGAAATGCAGCAGCAGGAAGTCTACGACAACTCGATCCAAAAATCACAGCAAAAAGAAAACTATTTTTCAATGTTTGGGGAATTGGTTTAAATACACTTAATTATAAAAAATATTCGGATTTAATGGAATATATTTACTCTTTAGGATTTGTAAAACCACCTATGCAAACTCTTACTTCAAATGTTGAAGGAATTGAAAAACTTTACCATGAAATCATAAAAGTAAGAGATGAAATCGAAATGATGCTTGATGGAATGGTTGTAAAAATAAATGATATAGAAACTCAAGATGAATTAGGTTACACAGTGAAATTTCCAAGATGGTCATGTGCTTATAAATTTCCAGCTTTGGAAAAAACAACAAAAATCAAAGATATTATTTTACAAGTTGGAAGAACTGGCGTTATAACTCCTGTTGCTGTTGTAGAACCAACAGATATTGAAGGAGTTGTAGTAGAACGTGCAAGTCTTCATAATTTTGATGAAATTGCAAGAAAAGATATAAGAATAAATGATGAAGTAATTATCATAAGAAGTGGAGATGTTATTCCAAAAATTACAAAAGTTTTTATAGATAGAAGAGATGGAACACAAAAAGAGATTTTTCGCCCTACTTCTTGTCCTGATTGTAATAGCGAACTTTTAGATGAAGGAACGCTTATAAAATGTCAAAACCTTGATTGTCCCTCAAGAGTTGTAAACTCTATAATTTATTTTGCTAGTAAAAATTGTATGAATATCGATGGACTTGGAAATAAAATAGTTGAAACATTAGTAAAAGAAAAAAAGATTTATGATATTTTAGATTTATACTCTTTAAAATATGAAGATTTAGAAAATCTTGAAGGATTTAAAGAAAAAAAAATAAATAATCTTTTAAATGCTATAGAAAATACAAAAGGAACAGAACTTCATAGAATCATAAATGCTTTAGGAATTGAACATATTGGAGAAGTTGCTTCAAAACAAATCTGTTTAGAGTTTGGATTAGAGGTTATAAATATTGATTACGATTCTTTGGTTAATCTTGATGGAATTGGTGAACAGATGGCAAACTCTTTTACTGAATTTATGAGAGTAAATAAAGAGTTAGTAAAAAAACTTGTATCTATAATCAACCCAAAAGTTGAAGAAAAAATTGAAGTAAGTGAAAATCCTTTTAAAGGTAAAACAGTAGTTATAACAGGAACTATGAGTGTTAGTAGAGGAGAAATAAAAAAAATGCTTGAATCACTTGGTGCAAAAGTCTCTTCAAGTGTATCTAAAAAAACAGATTATTTAATTTATGGTGAAGATGCAGGAAGCAAATATGATAAAGCTATTGAATTAAATGTTCCAACTTTAAATGAAAATGAAATGAATTCAATAATTTTATAA
- a CDS encoding DUF3095 domain-containing protein, with product MNNDFYKDLKQIDDFSKIMEDKNYTKIPSDWIVLVSDIQDSTKAIEKGSYKDVNFISALCIIGVLNIDNNLDFPYIFGGDGASLLIPSSILEKAKKVFQEARKKAKEAFDLNLRIGYISVKEIEEKGSFIEVCKYKISNEYTQAIIRGNGLQLAEDLLKKEYETYKIDEEFSFDYTANFEGLECRWENIKTPKDETISILIKSINEKNSSMIYENCLKQIEQIAGDFKSRNPIQKDEQFILSFHPKILNTEAAIFTNNIFLRIFHIFRLMIENLLGVFLMRFGIGEWKEYKQRIIRTTDTEKFDDMLRMVISTKKEDTKKIEKFLHEKYSQNDLVYGIHQSDSALMTCLIFQRHGKHIHFVDSSNGGYAMAAKDLKKRLKELIYHYS from the coding sequence ATGAATAATGATTTTTACAAAGATTTAAAACAAATAGATGATTTCTCAAAAATCATGGAAGATAAAAATTATACAAAAATACCATCTGATTGGATTGTTTTGGTTTCAGATATACAAGACTCTACAAAAGCTATAGAAAAAGGCTCATATAAAGATGTAAATTTTATCTCAGCTTTATGTATCATTGGAGTTTTAAATATAGATAATAATCTTGATTTTCCATATATTTTTGGAGGAGATGGAGCTAGTTTATTAATTCCTTCATCAATTCTTGAAAAAGCAAAAAAAGTTTTTCAAGAAGCTAGAAAAAAAGCAAAAGAAGCTTTTGATTTAAATCTTAGAATTGGTTATATAAGTGTTAAAGAGATTGAAGAAAAAGGCTCTTTTATAGAGGTTTGTAAATATAAAATTTCAAATGAATATACACAAGCAATCATAAGAGGAAATGGCTTACAACTAGCAGAAGATTTACTGAAAAAAGAGTATGAAACTTACAAAATAGATGAAGAGTTTTCTTTTGATTACACAGCAAATTTTGAAGGATTAGAGTGTCGATGGGAAAATATTAAAACTCCTAAAGATGAAACAATTTCCATACTAATAAAAAGCATAAATGAGAAAAATTCGAGTATGATTTATGAAAATTGCTTAAAACAGATTGAACAAATAGCAGGAGATTTTAAAAGTAGAAATCCTATCCAAAAAGATGAACAATTTATCTTATCCTTTCATCCAAAAATCCTAAATACTGAAGCTGCAATCTTCACAAATAATATATTTTTAAGAATATTTCATATTTTTAGATTAATGATTGAAAATCTTTTGGGTGTTTTTTTGATGAGATTTGGTATTGGAGAGTGGAAAGAATATAAACAAAGAATTATCAGAACAACCGACACAGAAAAATTCGATGATATGCTAAGAATGGTAATTAGTACAAAAAAAGAGGATACTAAAAAAATTGAAAAATTTTTACATGAAAAGTATTCGCAAAATGATTTAGTTTATGGAATTCATCAATCAGATTCAGCTTTAATGACTTGTTTAATTTTTCAAAGACATGGAAAACATATCCACTTTGTAGATAGCTCAAATGGTGGTTATGCTATGGCTGCTAAAGATTTAAAAAAAAGATTAAAGGAACTTATTTATCACTATTCTTAG
- a CDS encoding AEC family transporter has product MENFILILLAIAIGYFIRRLNIFSKDAPTILNQFAIYISLPAMILLQVPKLTFSVDLIIPIIIAWFVMGISAILILILSKFFNFSREVTGSLMLVAILTNSSFLGIPIINAYMGESAMPYVLVYDQLGTFIALATYGTFIASYYSNNSKITFKIITLKVLTFPPFLSLIVALFLIGVEFNPMISKILTSFANTIIPIALVAVGLQLQFKMPREDIKPFSVALTVKLIIAPIIAIAICKIFSWNNEAAIVSIMEAAMAPMITAGAIASMAGLAPRLSSAIVGYGIIISFLTTGILYKLIG; this is encoded by the coding sequence ATGGAAAATTTTATATTAATTTTATTAGCTATTGCTATTGGTTATTTTATAAGAAGGTTAAATATCTTTTCAAAAGATGCTCCAACTATTTTAAATCAATTTGCAATTTATATTTCACTTCCAGCTATGATTTTACTTCAAGTTCCAAAACTTACATTTTCAGTTGATTTAATAATTCCTATTATCATAGCTTGGTTTGTTATGGGTATTAGTGCTATTTTAATTTTGATTTTATCAAAGTTTTTTAATTTTTCAAGAGAAGTTACAGGTTCATTGATGCTTGTTGCTATTTTAACAAATAGCTCATTTTTAGGAATTCCTATAATAAATGCTTACATGGGTGAAAGTGCTATGCCTTATGTTTTGGTTTATGACCAATTAGGAACATTTATCGCACTTGCTACTTACGGAACATTTATAGCCTCTTATTATTCAAATAATTCAAAAATTACTTTTAAAATAATTACTCTAAAAGTTTTAACTTTTCCACCTTTTTTATCATTGATTGTTGCTTTATTTTTAATAGGTGTAGAGTTTAATCCTATGATTTCAAAAATTTTGACTTCTTTTGCAAATACAATTATCCCTATTGCACTTGTAGCAGTTGGTCTTCAACTTCAATTTAAAATGCCAAGAGAAGATATAAAACCTTTTAGTGTAGCTTTAACAGTAAAACTGATAATTGCACCTATTATTGCCATTGCTATATGCAAAATATTTTCATGGAACAACGAAGCAGCAATAGTTTCAATAATGGAAGCAGCAATGGCTCCAATGATAACAGCAGGTGCAATAGCATCTATGGCAGGACTTGCTCCAAGGCTTAGTTCTGCAATAGTTGGATATGGAATAATCATTTCGTTTTTAACAACAGGAATTTTATACAAACTAATAGGATAA
- a CDS encoding winged helix-turn-helix transcriptional regulator — MYYINDKEYRCSVAVTLDIFNDRWKLAIIWHLLDGEKRFKELHEIINEITQKTLTIKLKELEEKNIIHREVYAEVPPKVVYSLTSCGKNLKPVLEEMHKWGIDYVKEFGKITSENMCENNFCE; from the coding sequence ATGTATTATATAAATGATAAAGAGTATAGATGTAGTGTTGCTGTAACCCTTGATATTTTCAATGATAGATGGAAGCTAGCTATTATTTGGCATTTGCTTGATGGTGAAAAAAGATTTAAAGAGTTACATGAAATAATAAATGAAATAACTCAAAAAACTCTAACTATAAAATTAAAAGAGTTAGAAGAAAAAAATATAATTCATAGAGAAGTATACGCTGAAGTTCCACCAAAAGTTGTTTATAGTCTAACTTCATGTGGTAAAAATTTAAAACCTGTTTTAGAAGAGATGCATAAATGGGGAATTGATTATGTAAAAGAGTTTGGAAAAATAACTTCTGAAAATATGTGTGAAAATAATTTTTGTGAATAA
- a CDS encoding NAD(P)H-dependent oxidoreductase, whose translation MKKVLILNGHQYYDVVAKGELTQHYIDTANDFFLKNGFEVKHTHIEKGYDVEEECQKFEWADYVLFQYPVYWMGVPWIAKKYFDETFTQGRHYESDGRSRSDASKTYGTGGLLKGKKYMLSLTYNCPTSEFSNENGFFDGLSLDEAHIATHKTFQFCGLEPLKTYSVHDIFKGDLDLAKELKKFESVLKENFL comes from the coding sequence ATGAAAAAAGTTCTGATTTTAAATGGACATCAATATTATGATGTTGTGGCTAAAGGTGAATTGACTCAACATTATATAGATACTGCAAATGATTTTTTTCTTAAAAATGGTTTTGAAGTTAAACATACACATATTGAAAAAGGTTACGATGTAGAAGAAGAGTGCCAAAAATTTGAATGGGCTGATTATGTTTTATTTCAATATCCAGTTTATTGGATGGGTGTTCCTTGGATTGCTAAAAAATATTTTGATGAAACATTTACTCAAGGAAGACATTATGAAAGTGATGGAAGAAGTAGAAGTGATGCAAGTAAAACTTATGGAACAGGAGGATTATTAAAAGGTAAAAAATATATGTTAAGTTTAACGTATAATTGTCCAACAAGTGAATTTAGTAATGAAAATGGTTTCTTTGATGGTTTATCTTTAGATGAAGCACATATTGCAACTCATAAAACTTTCCAATTTTGTGGATTAGAACCATTAAAAACTTATTCTGTTCATGATATTTTCAAAGGAGATTTAGATTTAGCTAAAGAGTTAAAAAAATTTGAATCAGTTTTAAAAGAGAATTTTTTATAG